GGGCTGTCTCGGCGCGGTTTCCTTCGACGACGGCGACGCCGACCCCGACGAGGATGCTGACGATGAACTGCCCGCTACGAACGAGCTACCCGACGCGGACGAACTGCTCGAGCAGACGATGGAAGCCGAATCGTCCATCGACGACGTCCACGGCGTCCAGACGGTGACGGTGGACGACGGCGACGACGTCGTCACGTCGACACACGAAGTCTGGCAGCGCTCGTCCGGCGAGTACCGAAGCGAACTCCTCGAGACCGACGACTCCGAGGAGTTCGACGTCACGGTCTCGAACGGAACGACGACCTGGATGTACGATGAAGCCGACAACGAGGCCGTGCGAACGGACCTCGAGTTCGACGCGGAGGAACTGGAAGCGCTGAGCGAGGAGATGGCCGATTCCCTCTACGCCAACATGACCGCGACGGTCGACGGGACCGCCACCGTGGCCGACCGCAAGGCCTACGTCCTCGAACTCACGCCCGACGGCGACGACGCGATCTACGAGTCGGTTACGCTCTGGATCGATCAGGAATCGAAGTACCCGCTGAAACAGGAGAGCACGATGACGGCTACCGGGAACGTGACGGTAACCATCGCGTTCGAAGAAGTCACCTTCAACGAGGGTATCGACGACGAACGGTTCGCGTTCGAACCGCCTGCGGACGCCGAGATCATCGACACTAACGACTTCGCGTTCGAACAGTTCGACGACATCGGGCCGGCCGCGGACGCGACACCGTTCGAACTCCCCGATCCCGACGTTCCTGCCGAGTACGCACTCGAGGGCGTCACGGTCTCCGAGGGTCTCAACGGATGGAGCGCATCCCTCCAGTACGCGGACGACGCCGAAACGTTCCTGTTCGTCAGCGTCACCAATGGCGAGACCGACTCCGTCGTTGACCCGGACGGCACGCCGGTCGAGATCGGCGAAACCGACGCGATCGTTCGCGAGTTCGGACCGGAGACGACTGCGATCGAGTGGAATGACGGCGGGCTCAGCTACACCGTGAGCGGCGACCTCGAGACCGACGAGCTGACCGCGATCGCCGAGTCGATCGTCGACTAACGAGACGCGTCTCGCGAAGTACCTGTTTTCGCCGTACGCTGGCACGCTGCCGAAAAATATCGTCAGCACCGAGCTGCCGTCAGTCCTCGCCCGTCGTGATATCCGCCGACAGCCCCTGTGCCATCTCGATCTCTTTCGAGTTGTTCATCGTCCAGGCAGTCCGCTCCGTGACGGCCTCGATGGCCTCTCGAGCGCTCGGATAGCCGTTACCCGACTTCTTCACGCCGCCGAAGGGCAACTGCACCTCCGCGCCGATACACGGCAGGTTCGCGTACGCGAGGCCGATCTCCGCCCGATCGCGGAACGCGTGGAGCTGACGGTAGTCCTCGGAGATGATCGCCCCCGCGAGCCCGTAGGGCGTGTCGTTGTGGATCTCGAGCGCGCGCTCGATGTCGCCCTCGTATTCTATCAGGGCGACGTGCGGGCCGAAACACTCCTCTTGCAGACAGCGCAGGTCGGAATCGTAGTCGATCTCGTAGACGAACGGCCCGACCCAGTGGCCCGCGTCGGAGCCGTCCGGAATCTCGCTCTCCTCGAGTTCGAACCGGTCGACGAGTACCTCCGCGCCTTCCTCCCGGGCCAGTTCGTTGTGCTGGCGAATCTTCTCGACGTGGTCGGCCTCGATCGCCGGCCCCATGAACGTGTCATCCTCGAGCGGATCCCCGACCGAGACGTCCTCGGCGATGTCGACGAACCGGTCTTTGAACTCGTCGTAGACGTCCGTGTGAACGATCAGGCGCTCGCTCGAGACGCAGCGCTGCCCTGTCGTCTTGAAGCTGGACATGATCGCGGAGTGGACCGCGATGTCGAGATCCGCCTCCTCGGTGACGACGATCCCGTTTTTCCCGCCCATCTCGCAGGCGGCGAGTTTGCCGGGTTCGCCGCCGACCTTGCCCGAGATTTCGTGGCCGACCTCCGCGGAGCCCGTAAAGAGGACGGTGTCGACGCGGTCGTCTTCGGTGATCGCCGCGCCGGCGTCGCCGAAGCCCTGGACCATGTTGAACACGCCCTCCGGGATTTCGGCGTCGTCCATCATCTCGGCGATGACCTGCCCGCACCACGGCGTCTGTTCGGCGGGCTTCCAGACGACGGTGTTGCCCTCGACCAGCGCGATGGCCATGTGCCAGAACGGGATGGCGACGGGGAAGTTCCACGGCGTGATACAGCCGATTACGCCCCGCGGTTTTCGGCGCATGTAGGCGTCCTTGCCCGCGACTTCCGAGGGGACGACGTCCCCGTGAGGGTGACGGGCGTTGCCCGCAGCCCACTCGACCATGTGCCAAGCTTCCGTGACGTCCGCCTTCCCTTCGGAAATCTCCTTGCCGCACTCCTTCGAAACGATTTCGCCCAGTTCCTCGTGGCGCTCGCGGAGTTCGTGGTAGATATCCCAGAGGTACTCCGCGCGGTCGATGTAGGACAGGGAGCGCCACTCCTCGGAGGCGTTCTCTGCGGCCGCGAGTGCGGCGTCGACGTCGTCGACCGTTCCGCGACGGAACGTCGCCAGCGTCTCGCCCGTAGCGGGGTTTCGACTCTCGAACGTGTCGCCGTCGTCGTCGCTCCACTCTCCGCCGATGTAGTGGCCGTACATCTGTTCGGTGGCTTGCTGACTCATACCAAAATAAACGACGAGCGCCGTGAAAACCCTAATGGTGGGTTCCGGACGGACGCACCACCCGGCGAAGGCGTCGGTTGGCTCGAGCACCAACCTCGAAATCGAAGTCGCTCCGACCGTCGTCGATGAGGTTACTTCGATCGTCGCGGATGTCGTGTTCGTGCGAACAGGTCTCGGACGCGCTCCGAGTGGCGAACGACGGGGAGCACGACGATCGCACCCGTTACGAACCCGACGATCCCGGCGACGGCGGAGAGCGATACGAGCGCCACGCCGAGCGGAATCGACGCGACGACCGCACCACCAGCCCGCAACAGGATCGAGCGGAGCGCCCTCGAGAGCGACGAGACGGCGACCGCGTCCCGACCGAGCATAACGAGTTGCCAGCCACCGAAGGCACCCACCGAGCCGGCACAGAGGAGCACCGCGTCCGCCGTCCAGTCGCTCGCAACGAGAAAGAACGCGCTGAAACCGATTCCGAGCGCGAAGGTGATCGTCGGTCGGTCGGCGAACTCGCGGGCCAAAAGCGCTCGAGTCGCGAGCAACAGAGCCAGTCCGATCCCGACTCCGGCGACGACGTCGACGACGTAGTGGACGCCGAGTGCGACTCTGGTGAAACTGACCAGCGAGACGAGCGCGGCGGCGAGGCCGAACCGCAGGTGTTTCGTTCCGATCGAGAGCACGCCCGCCAGTCCGACGTAGACGATCGTGGTGTTGACGGCGTGGCCGCTCGGAAAGCCGTAGCCGCCGGCCGTCGCCGTCGCCTCGTACAACGGCTGGACGAGCCGCGGCAACAACATCGGATCGAGCAGCGGCATCTTGGGACGGGGCAAACCGAACAGCTCCTTGAGTCCGTTGTACAGCCCCATTCCGGCCAGCGCGACGCCCGCGACGGTGGCGATGTCGTCGCGAGTCGGCGCGTCGGCCCAGTAGAGAATCGTGAGGACGAGCGCGAGAAACCAGACGTCGCCGAGTTGCGTCAGCAGGGCGATGAGCACGGCTCCCCACTCGGGGATCGACTCTCGAAACAGATCGAACTCGCCGACGCCGCGGGACGAGGGTACGCGGATCACGCGGCCGAGAAACGGATCGAGGCAGGAGCGAGACGGTCGAGGGATACCGAACCGCCGGTCACCGGTCTTCCTCCTCCCCGCGCTCTTTCGTCACGGTCCGGTCGCCCTCCGGCGGTTGGTCCTCGCTATCGGGGTGGCGTTCCGCTCCCGACTCGTCCATCTCCTCCGTCGCGGGCTCCATTCCCTCGCCGGACCTCCCTTCGCCCGTCGCCGACATCTCGTCCGCCTCGTCTTCTTCATCGGTCGGCGCACCGGCTCGTTGCCGTTCGCTCCCCTCGTTCTCGCGGACCGTGGTTTCGTTGCGCTCGATGACGAGGTCGGTTCCCTCCTCGAAGTCGTTCCGTGTGGTCTCTCCCTCCAGACGAACCGCGTCTCCGGTCACCTCACGGACGGCATCCACGCCGATCGGGACGATGTCTTCGGTGTCCCCGTCCCAGTCGAGAACGGCCGTGACAGAGTCCATCACGCCCTCCTCGAGAGCGACGTACGCCGTTTCGTCCCCGGTCATCTTGACGACGCCGATCGGTTCACCGGCGGCCGTCTCGACCCGTTTGCCGACGTCACCATCCGCAAATCCCGAACTCATGTACGACAGTAACGGCATCCGCTGAAAGCGTGTGGTGCCTGCACAAGCCAGCGGTCCGAACGGGCTGGACGGTGGTACTCGAGTCCGCAACGCTACCGCTCTAGCGGTTCGTCACAGTAGCCACAGCGGTTCGATTCGACGGGTATGCGAGCACCGCACAACGGACAGTTGGTTTTCGTCCGTGCCGCGGAGCCGTCGTCGCTGAACGCCGCCCGTATCAACTCGAAGTCGAAGAGTATCCGCGCGAGTACGAGCACTCCGAACGCTGCGAGGAAGAGATACCGCCACAGCGGGGACGAACCGTCGGGGAGAGAGATCGGTACGCTAACGGGGTCCATCAGTACGATCGAACTGTCACTCGAACAAATAATTTTCCCTGACGGCGTCGACTGTCGGTTTGAACGGGACCGACTCAGCCCTGGCCCAGCTCCGCCGCCCTCTCGAGTTCGGTTCGGAGCGTCATCGAATCGAACTCGTGGTCGGGGCGCAGCCGAACGAAATCGAGGAACCGCCGCGTCGAGAGCAGTTCCTCGGCGTCGTAGACCGTCGCGGCCGCGCCGACGGCGTCTCGAGCGCCGATTCGCGGCTCGAGGACAGCCAGTGCACACGCGAGGTCGTACGCGGTGGTCTCGGCGACGCGGTCCTCGTGGACGTTGGTGGCGTCGATGAAGTAGAACTCGCCCTCACACAGCAGGATGTTCTCGGCGCGCAGGTCGCCGTGAGCCATCCCGTGGTCGCGTAGCGTGGCCAGCATCTCGAACAGTTCCGGCGCGCGCTCGGCGACGAGCCAGTCGGGGGCGTCGTCTAACGAACGGAACTTCGGCAGGTACTCGAGGACGAGCACGCCCAGCCCGTTGACCTCGAAGGCGTCGATCGGTTGGGGCGCGTTGATGCCGATCTCGCGCATCCGCTCCGTCGCCTCGTACTCGTGTTCGACCATCTCTCGCGGCGTGTCGAACCGACCGAAAAAACCGCCGGTGCCCGCCGATACCGCGCCGACGTTACGTCCGGTCGTCAACACGGCATGGACGAGCGCGTTCTGCCTCGAGACGATCTTGACGAACCACTCCTCGTCGATGACGCAGGGCGTCGACAGCCAGTTGTCGGCCTCGAGAAACTCCACGCGAACCGCCTCGCGGTCGTATCGATCCGCCAGCGTCTGGACAACACGCTCGAGGCGGTCCCACTCGACAGTCCCTCGCGCGAGCCGGCGGATGTCCATACGTCGACTGTGGGTGCTTCGGGGTTAAATGCCTCCCGAACTGTCGCCCTCGAGACGTGTTTCCGTCTCGGCGGGTCTCGCATCCGGTCGTCACGTCATCCGTCGGCGATCGAGACCGGGGCCCGGCTGGTTTCGAGTTTTTCACCAGCGCCTCACGGCGGGGGTGATGAGGCGAGCAACTCCAATCCGGCGTATTCGCGCTCAATCGGTGTCACGAACAGCATTCTTATCAGGATTGCAACGAAATATCTGGGCTGTTATGGATGCGATCGACGACCTCAGTGATGCGATCACCGTCACGCGAAACTTTCTGACGCCGATACGGGTGGGAATGTGGGTCAAACTCGCGATCATCGTCTTCTTCGTGAGTTCGCTCGGGTTCAATGGGGCGGCTCCCGGCGGCGACTTCGGGTCCTTCGCCGGCGATCCGGCGTTCGAGAACGGGCAGACCGACCAGGTCGAGGGGGACGTCCCGACCGATGAGCTCGTCCTCGGGCTGGTCATCATCGGTGCGATCGCGCTGGTCCTCTGGCTGGGCTACTCGCTCATCGCCGGAGTCATGGAGTTCGTCTTCCTCGAATCGTTACGGACGGGCGAGGTCCACGTGAGACGCTACTTCTCGGCGAACCTCGGCAACGGGATTCGGCTGTTCGCGTTCCGAGTCGGCGTCACGCTCGGTATCGGACTCCTCGCGGGTGCCCCCGTAGCGATCGTCTGGTTGCAAGGAACCCTCAGTGACGTTTCGGCCGCGTTGATCGGGTTGTACGCGCTGTACGCCTTCGGACTGTTCCTGGTGTACGCGCTCGTCGACCGCTTTACCAGCGAGTTCGTCGCCGCCATCATGCTCCTCGAGGATCGCGGCGTTCTCAGCGCGTGGAGTCGATTCTGGGGGACGTTTCGGGCTAACTGGACGGAGTACGTCGTCTACCTCGTGTTGGTCTGGATCCTCTCGCTCGCGATCACGATCGCCGCCGGGTTCGTGATGGTGCTCGGCATCCTGGTGCTGGCCATCCCCTTTGGTATCGTGATATTCCTGTTGTCCCTCCTCGGAGACGTCGGCATCGTTCTGGCCCTTCTCGTCGTATTGGTGGCGTTCGCAGTCGTCCTGCTCTTCGTGGCGCTCGTCTGGACGCCCATCACCACCTACTTCCGGTACTACGCGCTGTTGGTGCTCGGCGATACGAACGCCGAACTCGACCTTATTCCCGACCAGCGTGCGGCGGCGCGGTTCGACGGCGGCGAACCGACCGGTCGCGACGATCACTGGAACGACGGACGTGGCGACGAGCGGGATCGATCGGATCGCGGCGACGGCTGGTCGACGGACGACGGCGACGCGTGGGATAACGACTCGAGCGCGTGGGACGACCCGAACGACGCCGCCGACCCCGATTCGGACGACCGCGACTCGGATGACGATCGGGGCTGGTAACGGCATCGATCGGTGACGTTCCGCCTCACTCGAGGCATCTAGTAGCCACTGGAACGAATTTACACTGATCGCAACGCCGCGGTTCGGAGCGAACGGAGTGAGCGAGAACCGCGCTGCCCTCGTGCGATCAGGTGTGTATTGACTTTCAGTGACTACTATAACTGTCGACGACCGCGTCTGTCGGTGCGTTTATTTCATACGGCGGCAAGTATTGCGTATGGACACCGATCTGCCTGACGAACACCGAATGATTCGGGAGTCCGTCAGGGACTTCTGCGAGACCGAGATCGAGCCGATCGCTCAGGAGATCGAGGACGAGCACCGTTTTCCCGCCGAAATCTTCGAGCAACTCGCGGATCTCGACATGATGGGTGTCCCTATCGCGGAGGCAAACGGCGGTCTCGGGGGAGACACGCTCATGTACGCGCTCGTCGCCGAGGAACTCGGTCGCGTTTCCGGCTCCATCGGTCTGTCGTACGTCGCGCACACGTCGCTCGCGTCGAAACCGATCGAACTGTTCGGAACCGATGCACAGAAAGAGCGCTGGCTGCGCCCGCTCGCGGAGGGCGAGCACCTCGGCGGCTGGGCGCTGACCGAACCGGCCAGCGGCTCCGACGCGTCGGACATGGACACGACCGCACGGAAGGAGGGTGGAGAGTGGGTGTTAAACGGCACCAAGCAGTTCATCACGAACGCCTCCGAGGCCGGTTCCGTCCTGGTGAAAGCCGTTACGGACCCCGACGCGGGCTACGACGGCATCTCGACGTTCATCGTTGATCCGCGCGAAGACGACGGCTTCGAGGTCACGACGATCTGGGAGAAGATGGGACTGAACGCCTCGCCGACCTGCGAAATTCACCTCGAGGACGTTCGACTCCCCGAGGACCGCCTGCTCGGCGGGGAAGGCGAGGGCTGGGACCAGACCAAAAAGACGCTCGACGGCGGACGGATCTCCATCGCCGCGCTCTCGACCGGACTGGCCCAAGGAGCCTACGAGCACGCGAAGACCTACAGCAAAGAGCGCGAGCAGTTCGGTCAGCCGATTTCGAAGTTCGACGCCATCCGGGACAAGATCGTCGATATGCATCGGAAAACCGAGCGCGCACGCCTGCTCACCTACCGCGCTGCCCGCACGTACGACAAGGGAGAACCGGTGACTCGAGAGTCCGCCCTCGCGAAACTCGACGCCAGCGAGGCCGCCCGCGAAGTCGCCGAAGACGCCGTACAGGTGCTCGGCGGGTACGGCTACACCACCGACTTCGCGCCCCAGCGGTTCTACCGGGACGCCAAGCTGATGGAGATCGGCGAAGGAACCAGCGAGATCCAGCACCTCGTGATCGGCCGGGAGCTAGGGCTCTAATCCGGACGCGAGTCGTCGCGCTCACAACACCATGTTCACACTCGCCGTCAGCCTCGTGCTCGTCGTCCTCGGAACCGCCGGAATCCGATACGCGCCGGCCGTCGTCGCCGCTCAGCACCGACAGGGGATGGCCCCGCTCGAGGACGACGACCACGGCGTTCTCGACGAGACCGACCGGAAACGGGCCACGAGAGGAACGGGCGTCGTCTTCGTGGTCGTCGGTTTCGCACTCCTCGCGTACGGATCTGGCGCTATTTGAGGAGAGACAAACGCTACTCGAGCGCACCGAGTATACCGCCGTCGTCGCTACCGTTGTCGTCCGCGTCGTTCCCGTCGGTATCGTCGTTTCCGCTTCCATCGGCGTCGTCCCCCTCAGTGTCGTTACCGCTATCCTCGTCGGTATCGCCGTCGTTCGACTCCGCGTCGTCCGTCTCGATATCCGTAACTACTCCCTCCATGAGAGCGACGATGTTCGCCTCCTCCTGCCCGCGGAGCTGTCGGGGGTAGACGCCGATCGTCACGAGCAGGTCGTCGCCCGCCTCGACGGCCTCGCTGACGTGGAGGTCGACCTCGAGGCTCTGCCCGGAGAAGACCGCATCGGCGCGAAACCGCGACCGGGTCGCCGTCTGCTCGAGGGACGTGACGTCGGCGTCTTCCTCGTGAGAGATATCGCTGATGTCGTCGTAGTTGTGCTGGATCAGTTCGACAAGCTCCGCAGCCGACATATCCTCGACGGGGTTGAAATTACGGCCCACCAAGCTGACCTTCGGCGTTGTGAGCACCATGAAGACGGCTCCGCGCTGACGACCGAGGGGGCCCATGTCCACCGCCTTCTCGTGTTCGGTGAGGTAGTTCGTGACGACGATGGTCTCCGACGCGGGTCCGATGCCGACGTCCTCTTCGACGACGATCTCGTCGACGTTCGTCTGGTCGTATCCCGTCTCCGAACGAACGTTTGCGTCGACGCCCGCTGGCGACGATTCGTGTTCGGCCATTCCGATCAGGCCGAGACAGCCGGAGAGACCGGCGAGTCCCGCGACGCCGAGTCCGCCGAGAAGCGTTCTGCGATTCATTTTCGAACTAATGGATGTTCATTTCATAAATGTGTATTGAATCGGTGATTGTCTGTTGAACCGTGAACACATTCTGCTCGAACTCGGTCACGCTCTGTCTACGCCGGGACGACTTACTCCCGCCGGAAGAATCCCAGTATCTCCGAAGCGAGTGACGAACCGGACTGTCGGCTGAACCGTTCACGATGTACGCGCGTCAGGTACAAGACGAGGACGTATCCGAGCGACGAGAGAATAACCGCGATAACGACGTTTCCGAGAAGCAGTTGCTGAATCGCGACCCACGCCGTCTCTGTGTTTATCGCGTCGCGCGAACGAACCGAATCCGAACCCAACAAGAACGCCCCGGTCTGAAAACTCGCGAGGTACACCAGGGGTTTGATGATCGGGTTGAGCACGGCAACGGAGGCGAAAATCGCGGGTTTGCTGATCCACGACCATATCGCGACGAGAACGAAAAACAGACCGATCCCGAGACCGCCGGTCGGGAGCGACGTGATGAAGATGCCGATGGCAAAGCTCAGGGCAACCTGTTCTGGGGTGTGTTCCTCGCGGAACGCCGCGAGGAGCTTTCGACGGACTCGATCGCGATACTGGGCGAGCCGTTCCCCTACCATTCACTCTACCCGTCGGTAACCAGCAATCGGGAAAAAGATACCGAGTTCCCCCGGTATATCAGGGGAACGAACCGGCTTCCTCGAAGGCGTCGGCGACGCGCTGGATCGCTACCACGTACGCCGCGGTCCGCGGATTGTCGAGTGCGTTCTCCTCGAGCGTCTCGACGAGCGCGACGAAGGCGTCGACGATGATCTCCTCGAGTTCGTCGTTAACTCGCTGTTCGGTCCAGGAGAAGCGCTGCCGGTTCTGGACCCACTCGAAGTAACTGACCGTGACGCCGCCGGCGTTGGCGAGAATGTCCGGAACGACGAACACGTCCCTGCGTTCGAGGAGCGCGTCGGCCTCGGGCGTCAGCGGCCCGTTCGCGGCCTCCGAGATGACGTCCGCCTCGACCGCGTTGGCGAGATCGGCGTCGATGGCGTTCTCGAGCGCGGCGGGGATGAGCAAGTCGACGTCCATCGTCAGAACCTCCTCGTTCGTCACGTCCTCCTCGCTCTCCGCGTAGCCGACGATGCTGCCGGTCTCGTTCTTGTGATCTTTGGCCGCGACCGGATCGAAGCCGTCGGGGTTGTAGATCCCACCGCTCGAGTCGCTGGCGGCGACGACGGTCGCGCCCATCTCGTCGATCAGCTTCGCGGCGATCCAGCCGGCGTTACCGTAGCCCTGAACGGCGACGGTCGCTCCCTCGAGATCTTTGTCGAGGTAGTCGAAGGCCTCGCGGGCCGCGATTACCGTCGATCGACCGGTCGCCTCGACGCGTCCCTCGCTGCCGCCGCTGGCGATGTTCTTGCCCGTGATGACGCCCGGTTCCGTGGTGTTCTCGAGCGTCTCGTAGGTGTCTTTGATCCAGTTCATCTCCCGCTGGCCCGTGTTCACGTCGGGGGCGGGGATGTCGCGGTCTTCACCGATCATGGGGCGGAGTTCCGTTGCGAACGCGCGAGTGACGCGCTCGAGTTCGCTCTCGGAGTAGTCGTCGGGATCGATGACGATCCCTCCCTTTCCGCCGCCGTAGGGAATCCCGACAGTTGCACATTTGTACACCATCCAGCCCGATAGCGCCTTCACTTCGTCGCGGGAAACCTGTGGATGGTAGCGGATGCCACCTTTGTACGGGCCGCGATCGCCGTTGAACTGCGAGCGGAAGGCTTTGAAGCGCTCGAGTTCGCCGTCGTCCCGTTCGATCGTGAGGTTGGTCTCGAGAACTCGCTCCGGGTGTTTGAGCCGCTCGATCACGTCGCTGCCAATCTCGAGGTGGGCTGCAGCCTCGTCGATCTGTGACTGCAGGCTTTCGAATGGGTTCACGCCCTCGGTCATAGTAGCCCGTTTACGGGACGCAAGGATAAGCATAGCGAATATCTATCATGCCATACTGTTGGCAATGTTACACCATCGTTTAACGATGATTAGATACTGGTCGATCGGTCGTTTTTCGTCGCCGTCGGCCGTCCGCCTGATTCGCGTGAGCAGCGTGGTATCGGTGGTCCCACTGGTGCTCGCGCTATTGACGCTGTTCGGCGCATCTCGAGACAGTCGACGGGATGTACGACGCGCGTTCGCGAACCACGATCCCGTCGACTGTCTCGACGTCATCTCTGATCGCTGTCTCGCAGAAGACGTCCTCGGTGAGAACTGGCGTCGCGAGTATCGACGGCCACCCCTCGTTCAGAGTGAAAAACGTTCGATGCGCTTCGCGTGGTCAGCGTGGAACTGATGCACCCGACCGGACCGATCGACTGCGGACGCGTCCTCGACGGTCGCTCGAGTTCGCCGTCGAAGGATCTCGAAGGTATGGCGTCGGTCGGTTTTGGAGCCGCCATCGGGACCGATGACGGTCTCAGTTGACCACCGGAGGGTGACACCCCTCGTTCAGAGTGAAACGGGCGCGACGGTGTCGCCTGCGTTCGAGGGAAGGTATCCAACGTTCGGTTCGAACGGGAACTAGGAGAAATCGGACGCTGAAATTCTACGCTGAGAGACGATCCGTGGAACGCTGGTACCCACACCCCCCGTTCAGAGTGAAAACGGAACGCGATGGGGTGCCCCGAAAACGAGTAGCGGGACTCGAGACTAATTCTCACTATCTCTGTCGAGATATGATATCCAATTCGAAGAGATCTTCCGGAAACAACATCCGGTATTAGAAGACATAATACTACTATGTTAGCTAGACAAGTGTTTCTAGAAGAAAGAGTGGTAAAAAACGGAGGCTGCGCTCCTCGAACTGCCGCTTCGATCGTTACCACTGTGATCGGAGATTAGACGCCGTTACGACGACAACCGCGTTCATAACCCGACGGCAGTCGCCGCAGCTTCGATCCCGTTTTCACTCTGAACGGGGGGCGTAGGGGTTCGACTCGAGACCATCACCGAGGTGGCAGTACAGTCTGCATGTGGGGTATCTCCCGATCGGGAGGAGACGGCCGAAAAGCCGGACAACGAAACGTCTGGCGAGCCGTTATCAGTCTGAACTACCTTCCATAGTTTTATTATGTCTGTCTCCAAGAACGGAGACATGGCTGAACAGGCTGGGGACCCGCTCTTCCACTCTCACGACCCCATCTTTAATCGGAAGGAACTCCTCCACGTCGGTCACGTGCCCGACGAAGACCGCATCGTCGGTCGCGACGACGAGATTGAATCCGTCGCCGCCGAAGTCGGCGCGATCACGCGCGGTGATCCGCCGAACAACGTGATGATCTACGGCAAGACCGGCACCGGAAAGAGTCTTATCTCTCGACACGTGGCCACTCGAGCGCAAAACGCCGCTCGAGGCAACGACATCGACTGCGGTGTTCTCTACGTCGACTGTTCCGAAGCGAACACGGAAACCCGTACGACGCGCCAGTTGGCGCTCAGTCTGAAAGATCAAACCGGCTATCAGGAGAGCATTCCGGTCCGCGGTGTCGGAACGATGGAGTACTACCAGCACATCTGGCAAATTCTCGAGGAGTGTTTTAACGCGATCATCGTCATCCTAGACGAGATCGATAAGCTGGACAACAGTAACATCCTGATGCAGCTCTCGCGCGCTCGAGAAGCCCAGAAGACGGACGCATACATCGGCGTTATCGGAATCAGTAACAAGGTCAAGTACCGCGAGACGCTCGACGAGCGCATCGACAGCAGCTTCGGTCACCGGGAGCTGTTTTTCCACCCCTACGACGCCTCGCAGCTCCGCGAAATCATGCGCAACCGCGAGGACGCCTTCCAGCCTGACGTCCTGGAGGGCGGCACGATCGAACTCTGTGCGGCGCTGGCCGCCAAGAAACACGGCGACGCTCGGAAGGCGATCGAGATCCTCAAGGAAGCCGGCGAACTCGCTCGTCGCACCGGTTCGGAAACCGTCTCCGAGAGCCACATCCAGCAGGCCCAGGAAGTCGCCGAGATCAACCGGATCGAAGAACTCACGAGCGGCGCGACCGTCCACGCGAAACTCGCCCTGTACGCGCTGGCGAGTCGCATCATCACCGGCGACCGCGAGACGCATAAGACGCGGAAGATCTACGAGCGATACGTCAGTATCTGCG
The genomic region above belongs to Natronorubrum halophilum and contains:
- a CDS encoding sigma-E factor regulatory protein RseB domain-containing protein; this encodes MTIRRFTAVVAVSLLLVTAGCLGAVSFDDGDADPDEDADDELPATNELPDADELLEQTMEAESSIDDVHGVQTVTVDDGDDVVTSTHEVWQRSSGEYRSELLETDDSEEFDVTVSNGTTTWMYDEADNEAVRTDLEFDAEELEALSEEMADSLYANMTATVDGTATVADRKAYVLELTPDGDDAIYESVTLWIDQESKYPLKQESTMTATGNVTVTIAFEEVTFNEGIDDERFAFEPPADAEIIDTNDFAFEQFDDIGPAADATPFELPDPDVPAEYALEGVTVSEGLNGWSASLQYADDAETFLFVSVTNGETDSVVDPDGTPVEIGETDAIVREFGPETTAIEWNDGGLSYTVSGDLETDELTAIAESIVD
- a CDS encoding aldehyde dehydrogenase family protein, with the translated sequence MSQQATEQMYGHYIGGEWSDDDGDTFESRNPATGETLATFRRGTVDDVDAALAAAENASEEWRSLSYIDRAEYLWDIYHELRERHEELGEIVSKECGKEISEGKADVTEAWHMVEWAAGNARHPHGDVVPSEVAGKDAYMRRKPRGVIGCITPWNFPVAIPFWHMAIALVEGNTVVWKPAEQTPWCGQVIAEMMDDAEIPEGVFNMVQGFGDAGAAITEDDRVDTVLFTGSAEVGHEISGKVGGEPGKLAACEMGGKNGIVVTEEADLDIAVHSAIMSSFKTTGQRCVSSERLIVHTDVYDEFKDRFVDIAEDVSVGDPLEDDTFMGPAIEADHVEKIRQHNELAREEGAEVLVDRFELEESEIPDGSDAGHWVGPFVYEIDYDSDLRCLQEECFGPHVALIEYEGDIERALEIHNDTPYGLAGAIISEDYRQLHAFRDRAEIGLAYANLPCIGAEVQLPFGGVKKSGNGYPSAREAIEAVTERTAWTMNNSKEIEMAQGLSADITTGED
- a CDS encoding phosphatase PAP2 family protein yields the protein MIRVPSSRGVGEFDLFRESIPEWGAVLIALLTQLGDVWFLALVLTILYWADAPTRDDIATVAGVALAGMGLYNGLKELFGLPRPKMPLLDPMLLPRLVQPLYEATATAGGYGFPSGHAVNTTIVYVGLAGVLSIGTKHLRFGLAAALVSLVSFTRVALGVHYVVDVVAGVGIGLALLLATRALLAREFADRPTITFALGIGFSAFFLVASDWTADAVLLCAGSVGAFGGWQLVMLGRDAVAVSSLSRALRSILLRAGGAVVASIPLGVALVSLSAVAGIVGFVTGAIVVLPVVRHSERVRDLFARTRHPRRSK
- a CDS encoding RIO1 family regulatory kinase/ATPase domain-containing protein is translated as MDIRRLARGTVEWDRLERVVQTLADRYDREAVRVEFLEADNWLSTPCVIDEEWFVKIVSRQNALVHAVLTTGRNVGAVSAGTGGFFGRFDTPREMVEHEYEATERMREIGINAPQPIDAFEVNGLGVLVLEYLPKFRSLDDAPDWLVAERAPELFEMLATLRDHGMAHGDLRAENILLCEGEFYFIDATNVHEDRVAETTAYDLACALAVLEPRIGARDAVGAAATVYDAEELLSTRRFLDFVRLRPDHEFDSMTLRTELERAAELGQG
- a CDS encoding DUF7544 domain-containing protein, which translates into the protein MDAIDDLSDAITVTRNFLTPIRVGMWVKLAIIVFFVSSLGFNGAAPGGDFGSFAGDPAFENGQTDQVEGDVPTDELVLGLVIIGAIALVLWLGYSLIAGVMEFVFLESLRTGEVHVRRYFSANLGNGIRLFAFRVGVTLGIGLLAGAPVAIVWLQGTLSDVSAALIGLYALYAFGLFLVYALVDRFTSEFVAAIMLLEDRGVLSAWSRFWGTFRANWTEYVVYLVLVWILSLAITIAAGFVMVLGILVLAIPFGIVIFLLSLLGDVGIVLALLVVLVAFAVVLLFVALVWTPITTYFRYYALLVLGDTNAELDLIPDQRAAARFDGGEPTGRDDHWNDGRGDERDRSDRGDGWSTDDGDAWDNDSSAWDDPNDAADPDSDDRDSDDDRGW